Proteins from a genomic interval of Calorimonas adulescens:
- the tgt gene encoding tRNA guanosine(34) transglycosylase Tgt — protein sequence MGQFRYELIKEEKNTRARLGRIYTPHGVIETPIFMPVGTQATVKAMTPEELKDIGAQIILSNTYHLYLRPGHNIVKKAGGLHNFMHWDRPILTDSGGYQVFSLSDLREINEEGVYFKSHLDGSRHFIGPEKAMEIENALGADIIMCFDECAPYPSEWEYVKRSSDMTIKWAQRCKKAHNRPDEQALFGILQGGIYEDIRTENAKRMVDMDFPGYSIGGLSVGEPKNIMLDIIELVEEYMPKDKPRYLMGVGSPDLLIEGSIRGVDMFDCVLPTRIARNGTVMTSHGKLVIRNAQYAEDFTPLDDECDCYVCKNYTRAYIRHLFKAGEILAARLATYHNIYFLIRLMERIREAIKNDSLLDFRKEFFAKYGYEL from the coding sequence TTGGGACAGTTTAGGTATGAGTTGATAAAAGAAGAAAAGAATACCCGTGCAAGGTTGGGTAGAATTTATACACCTCACGGGGTTATTGAAACGCCTATCTTTATGCCTGTAGGCACACAGGCCACGGTTAAGGCTATGACTCCTGAAGAGCTCAAGGATATTGGTGCGCAGATAATATTGTCTAATACTTATCACCTTTACTTAAGGCCAGGCCATAACATAGTAAAAAAAGCCGGCGGACTACATAACTTTATGCATTGGGACAGGCCGATTCTTACAGACAGTGGCGGTTATCAGGTATTCAGCCTGTCAGACCTCAGGGAAATAAATGAAGAGGGGGTATATTTTAAATCCCATCTGGATGGGTCCAGGCATTTTATTGGACCGGAGAAAGCCATGGAAATAGAAAATGCTTTAGGTGCTGACATAATAATGTGTTTCGATGAGTGTGCTCCGTATCCATCAGAATGGGAATATGTAAAGAGGTCCTCGGACATGACAATTAAGTGGGCGCAAAGGTGTAAAAAAGCTCACAACAGGCCCGATGAGCAGGCACTCTTTGGGATACTCCAGGGTGGAATATATGAAGATATAAGGACAGAAAATGCGAAAAGGATGGTAGATATGGACTTCCCAGGGTACTCAATAGGTGGGTTGAGTGTTGGTGAGCCAAAAAATATAATGCTGGACATCATAGAACTGGTGGAGGAGTATATGCCCAAGGACAAACCTAGATACCTTATGGGCGTTGGCAGTCCAGACCTCCTTATAGAAGGAAGCATAAGAGGCGTTGATATGTTTGACTGTGTTTTGCCCACAAGGATAGCCCGAAATGGTACCGTCATGACTAGCCATGGCAAACTTGTTATAAGAAATGCACAGTATGCAGAAGACTTTACTCCACTTGATGATGAATGTGACTGTTATGTGTGCAAAAATTATACGAGGGCTTATATAAGACATCTTTTTAAAGCAGGCGAGATATTGGCCGCCAGGCTTGCCACTTACCACAATATATACTTTTTAATAAGGCTAATGGAGAGGATAAGGGAAGCCATAAAAAACGATTCTCTTCTGGATTTCAGGAAAGAATTCTTTGCAAAATATGGTTATGAGTTGTAA
- a CDS encoding transporter associated domain-containing protein, producing the protein MYKRSLKKSLVNSTLLLEIFIALFIILAIIISFTDLAKYIYQIIFFNQVISYDLLTNFLGHALLMAVGVELVVMLINHTPGSIIEVLLFAIARKILISSKGMGDFILGILAIAGVFAIRKYLFVEDISGRKGTTLSASTPIKDVNRIVGLNLPEDYANTIGGLLSRYAQDHKIDLREGVKLTIYNANIEIAKMEDNLIEKVKVTKELDEEE; encoded by the coding sequence GTGTATAAAAGATCTCTAAAAAAGAGTCTTGTAAATTCAACCCTGCTTTTAGAGATATTTATAGCTTTGTTCATAATCTTGGCCATAATAATAAGTTTTACAGACCTGGCAAAATACATTTATCAGATTATTTTCTTCAATCAGGTTATATCTTATGACCTCTTAACCAACTTTTTAGGTCACGCCCTGTTGATGGCTGTGGGAGTGGAGCTCGTGGTTATGTTAATAAACCACACTCCTGGCAGCATAATTGAAGTGTTGCTTTTTGCTATTGCCAGAAAAATACTGATCAGCAGCAAGGGAATGGGTGATTTTATTTTGGGTATACTGGCAATAGCAGGTGTATTTGCTATTAGAAAATATCTTTTTGTTGAAGACATATCAGGAAGAAAGGGTACGACTTTGAGTGCCAGTACACCTATAAAAGATGTAAATAGAATTGTTGGGTTGAATCTGCCTGAGGATTATGCCAATACCATTGGCGGGCTTCTTTCACGCTATGCACAAGACCATAAGATAGACTTGCGAGAAGGGGTAAAGCTTACGATATACAATGCTAATATTGAAATTGCTAAAATGGAAGATAATTTGATAGAAAAAGTAAAAGTCACCAAGGAATTAGACGAGGAGGAATAA
- a CDS encoding N-acetylmuramoyl-L-alanine amidase, with product MNITQRPSPNKYDGRKGWKPDMIVCHITEGSYEGAVSWLCNPQAQASAHFVVAQDGRVSQLVPLTDGAWCNGTSTDASSSVYYGKSTLAAVRERKTNANYYTVSIEHEGIWAKTKGKLTDAQLAATIELIKFIRSEVKRIYGVEIPLDREHIVGHYQINPVTKPNCPGSEFQFDAIIAALKGSESSTGNQGNSASGTVLYRVQVGAYGVKANAEKTLEAIKAKGYDTMLVQVGNLYKVQVGAYSKKENADNMAAKLKADGFDTFITTQGGTTVSVESASASITVGSKVKIKSSAAKYSTGQAIPDWVKNNTYTVQQLGDGKVLLKEIVSWVNISDVSLV from the coding sequence ATGAACATAACCCAGAGGCCGTCACCAAACAAATACGATGGTCGTAAAGGCTGGAAGCCTGACATGATTGTGTGCCACATTACCGAAGGAAGTTATGAAGGCGCAGTAAGCTGGCTCTGCAACCCGCAAGCTCAAGCATCGGCTCATTTCGTAGTCGCTCAGGATGGAAGAGTATCACAGCTTGTTCCACTCACGGATGGAGCATGGTGCAACGGAACCAGCACAGACGCAAGTTCGAGTGTGTACTACGGGAAAAGTACCCTTGCAGCCGTTAGAGAGCGTAAGACCAATGCCAATTATTATACCGTGAGCATCGAACATGAAGGGATATGGGCCAAGACAAAGGGTAAGCTCACGGATGCACAGCTTGCTGCTACAATTGAACTGATTAAATTTATCCGAAGCGAGGTAAAACGCATTTACGGCGTTGAAATACCGCTTGACCGTGAACATATTGTCGGGCACTATCAAATAAATCCGGTCACAAAGCCAAATTGCCCAGGCTCCGAATTTCAATTTGATGCTATCATAGCGGCATTGAAAGGCAGCGAATCCTCCACAGGAAATCAAGGCAATTCAGCATCAGGGACCGTTCTTTACAGGGTGCAGGTTGGTGCCTACGGGGTTAAAGCCAATGCCGAAAAGACACTGGAGGCTATTAAGGCTAAGGGATATGATACCATGCTTGTGCAGGTAGGAAACCTGTATAAAGTTCAGGTAGGAGCATATTCCAAGAAAGAAAATGCTGACAACATGGCTGCAAAGCTTAAGGCTGATGGCTTCGATACCTTTATTACCACCCAGGGAGGAACAACGGTCAGTGTAGAATCAGCTTCTGCATCCATAACAGTCGGTAGCAAGGTTAAGATTAAAAGCAGTGCTGCCAAGTATAGTACGGGCCAGGCAATCCCTGACTGGGTAAAAAATAACACATATACGGTGCAGCAACTCGGTGACGGAAAAGTGTTGCTCAAAGAAATAGTTAGCTGGGTGAACATCAGTGATGTTTCGCTCGTATAA
- a CDS encoding reverse transcriptase/maturase family protein, whose amino-acid sequence MKEIKDNCEGMTMITDVFDDICDYENLYNSYLEARKGKRYRDDVLAYTANLESNLIITQNELLWGTYEVGPYRPFYVTEPKLRLVMALQFKDRVVQWAIYRCLNPVYDKLFIEDSYACRIGKGTHKAADRLQYWLRQVSRKEGKWYYLKLDISKYFYRVDHAILFEILKRRITDERLLNLLWKVINCENTKFGLPSGMNPEECTEDMWLSDVGMPIGNLTSQLFANIYLNELDQYAKHELKLHYYIRYMDDVIILSNDKKFLNQVKHEIQRFLDEELHLDLNSKTAIRPITLGIDFVGYKIWATHRKLKKQTARRIIRKVKHMCEELKSGRLTKEEFMRSAASYKGMLQHCNSYGLRRKLNEIYQKAERSEAFGN is encoded by the coding sequence ATGAAGGAAATCAAAGATAATTGTGAAGGAATGACCATGATTACAGATGTCTTTGATGATATCTGCGATTACGAAAACCTCTATAATTCATACCTGGAAGCTCGGAAGGGCAAAAGGTACCGGGATGATGTGCTGGCTTATACAGCAAACCTTGAGTCGAACCTCATTATCACTCAGAACGAGCTTTTGTGGGGAACTTACGAAGTCGGCCCATACCGGCCTTTTTATGTTACCGAGCCGAAACTTCGGCTTGTCATGGCATTGCAGTTTAAAGACAGGGTGGTCCAATGGGCAATTTATCGATGCTTGAATCCGGTTTACGACAAACTGTTCATTGAAGACAGCTATGCATGCAGAATCGGGAAAGGAACCCACAAAGCCGCCGACAGATTGCAATACTGGCTACGCCAGGTAAGCAGAAAGGAGGGGAAATGGTATTATCTTAAGCTTGATATAAGCAAATATTTTTACCGCGTTGACCACGCAATTTTGTTTGAAATCCTAAAACGGCGAATAACCGATGAAAGGCTTCTCAATCTTCTTTGGAAAGTCATAAACTGCGAGAATACGAAATTCGGTCTTCCCTCCGGAATGAATCCGGAAGAATGTACAGAGGATATGTGGCTATCGGATGTAGGTATGCCTATAGGCAACCTAACATCCCAGTTATTTGCAAACATATACCTCAACGAGCTTGACCAATATGCAAAGCACGAGTTGAAGCTCCATTACTACATTCGTTACATGGATGATGTTATTATATTGTCCAATGATAAGAAGTTCCTGAATCAAGTTAAGCACGAGATTCAGAGATTCCTTGACGAAGAGCTTCACCTTGACCTCAACAGTAAGACAGCTATACGTCCGATTACACTTGGAATTGACTTTGTTGGTTACAAAATATGGGCTACACATCGTAAGCTCAAGAAACAAACGGCGAGGCGCATCATTAGAAAGGTTAAGCACATGTGCGAAGAATTAAAATCCGGAAGACTGACGAAAGAAGAGTTTATGAGAAGCGCAGCATCTTACAAAGGGATGCTGCAACATTGCAATAGTTATGGTTTACGAAGAAAGCTCAATGAAATCTATCAAAAAGCAGAAAGGAGTGAAGCATTTGGCAATTGA
- the avd gene encoding diversity-generating retroelement protein Avd has product MTEINQFQNNPEQKPDKKAFVLKEKIADMIKYGKRAVAHFPRRERQTADEIRTSMLRMYRLSIEVEKKYYKKTTLQELDIELEVLRHFIRLAQDKDYYDKNFAPPLPFKKYEYWSRLLDEIGRIIGGYMKSLK; this is encoded by the coding sequence TTGACGGAAATAAATCAATTTCAGAATAATCCAGAGCAAAAACCGGATAAGAAAGCATTCGTTCTCAAAGAGAAAATAGCCGACATGATAAAGTACGGGAAACGAGCAGTGGCTCATTTTCCAAGGAGAGAACGGCAAACTGCGGATGAAATCCGGACATCTATGCTCAGGATGTATCGCCTGTCTATTGAAGTAGAGAAAAAGTATTACAAGAAGACGACGTTACAAGAGCTTGACATAGAACTGGAGGTTTTAAGACATTTTATCCGGTTAGCACAGGATAAAGACTACTACGATAAAAACTTTGCTCCACCTCTGCCTTTTAAAAAGTATGAGTATTGGAGCAGGTTGCTTGATGAAATCGGTCGTATTATTGGAGGATATATGAAATCCCTCAAATAG
- a CDS encoding DUF2612 domain-containing protein, whose protein sequence is MERLDSLLADFPEQFRNKHNIEVLANALDHQLQEVLDMFNQLRTERTLDKAVGKQLDGVGDIVVLSRKEAGLLSGKEIYYPVIDDERYRRFLKYKAFRNVTNGTYYDIMEAMKNVWGVDDIYYSEEPSQPATIILTMPTIGPGGEPIVLGEVPAIKPGGVGIRYMYQIKAEVQVGKNIASFITNVPFCGTIFCGTYPNVATLGAILEKDVSVGSSIADFIYEPTECGTYPDIATIGVILTKDIDVDGAIENFLYQPMNCGDEVCGTYPYLSTVGTNIEKQVDVDGGVLEYFFQPTYCGTAYCGE, encoded by the coding sequence ATGGAACGCCTTGATAGCCTTTTAGCTGACTTTCCGGAACAGTTCAGAAATAAGCACAATATAGAAGTTTTAGCAAATGCACTGGATCATCAGCTTCAAGAAGTCCTTGACATGTTCAACCAGTTACGAACTGAAAGGACATTAGACAAAGCCGTAGGGAAACAATTAGATGGTGTAGGTGATATAGTTGTTTTGAGCCGTAAAGAAGCAGGTTTGTTGTCAGGAAAAGAAATTTACTATCCAGTTATTGATGATGAACGGTACAGGAGGTTCCTGAAATATAAGGCTTTCAGAAATGTTACCAATGGAACCTACTATGACATCATGGAGGCCATGAAGAATGTCTGGGGAGTAGATGATATCTATTACTCAGAAGAACCTTCTCAACCTGCAACCATCATCCTGACAATGCCGACGATTGGTCCTGGAGGAGAACCTATTGTCCTGGGTGAAGTTCCTGCTATAAAACCTGGTGGTGTCGGAATACGATACATGTACCAAATAAAAGCGGAAGTCCAGGTTGGAAAGAATATAGCTTCATTCATCACAAACGTTCCGTTTTGCGGAACGATTTTTTGCGGGACTTATCCGAACGTTGCTACTCTTGGTGCTATCCTTGAAAAAGACGTATCTGTTGGCAGTTCTATAGCAGATTTTATCTACGAGCCAACTGAATGTGGAACCTATCCAGACATCGCTACAATTGGAGTAATTCTCACAAAGGATATTGATGTTGATGGAGCAATAGAAAACTTTCTCTATCAGCCAATGAATTGTGGTGATGAGGTTTGTGGAACCTATCCGTATTTATCTACTGTTGGCACAAATATAGAAAAGCAAGTTGATGTTGACGGAGGTGTATTAGAATACTTCTTCCAGCCGACATATTGTGGAACTGCATACTGCGGTGAATAA
- a CDS encoding Gp138 family membrane-puncturing spike protein: MLQEFTEQIGRTIEEFLSGVHTAMPGEIKSFDSATCTAVVLPKGQFRSPDGRVFNYPVISGVPVVLIQGGGQDATIAFPIKEGDGCLLIICEQALDYWRYGGETQAELRHDLTNAVAIPGLFAKPNAAVKEAIDNDAIVIKKGDSKITLSQSGIAIRGDLTVEGNITTTTGKITASQGLSVLSGDVTAGNISLKNHTHTSSEPGSQTSAPQ; the protein is encoded by the coding sequence TTGCTGCAAGAATTTACAGAACAAATAGGAAGGACTATTGAAGAATTCCTTTCTGGCGTTCATACTGCGATGCCAGGAGAAATTAAAAGTTTTGACTCTGCCACATGCACGGCTGTTGTCCTACCGAAAGGACAGTTTAGGTCTCCGGATGGCAGGGTTTTTAACTATCCGGTCATATCCGGTGTTCCAGTGGTGCTGATACAGGGAGGCGGACAGGATGCTACTATTGCATTCCCGATAAAAGAGGGCGACGGATGTCTGCTTATAATCTGCGAGCAGGCCCTTGATTACTGGAGATACGGCGGTGAGACGCAGGCAGAATTGAGGCATGACCTTACCAATGCAGTAGCAATACCAGGGCTTTTTGCAAAGCCAAATGCTGCGGTTAAGGAAGCAATCGACAATGATGCAATAGTGATTAAGAAAGGGGATAGCAAAATAACCCTTTCTCAAAGCGGAATAGCCATCAGGGGCGATTTAACAGTGGAGGGTAATATAACAACTACCACAGGAAAAATAACGGCCTCACAAGGGCTCTCAGTGCTTTCCGGAGATGTAACAGCAGGAAATATCTCATTGAAGAATCATACTCATACATCATCGGAACCTGGAAGCCAGACCTCAGCACCACAGTAA
- a CDS encoding phage protein: MNNFDRQYRFSAGVPGRPGFEVGSTDFPHKTALHISFSIEKSDLESANTGKITLWNLSPAQLATLNLKDCEVVLKAGYGTIMPLAFVGNITNVVTTQDGPDTMTEIEAVDSRVALRDTYISVSYAGVINSKKIIEDTAGQMGVPVVFSPKAKFVDLQNGFSYVGAAKGALKKACASSGLAWSLQNGVLQVKMPNEPISTRAFLLSAETGLIGIPKRITKASQTPNEGNRNNTMQTAQTGWEVRYFMNAAINVNDYVRLESKIATGNFRVSKLTIDGDNIEGEWTCTAELLEVK, from the coding sequence ATGAATAACTTTGATAGGCAATATAGGTTTTCGGCTGGAGTACCTGGAAGGCCAGGCTTTGAAGTTGGCTCCACCGACTTTCCGCATAAAACAGCCCTTCATATCAGTTTTTCTATAGAGAAGTCAGATTTGGAGAGTGCAAACACAGGAAAGATTACGCTTTGGAACTTATCTCCAGCACAGCTTGCCACATTAAATCTCAAGGACTGTGAAGTAGTGCTTAAGGCAGGCTATGGGACGATAATGCCCCTTGCTTTTGTTGGGAATATCACCAATGTTGTTACTACTCAAGACGGTCCGGACACTATGACAGAAATTGAGGCTGTGGATAGCCGAGTAGCTTTACGTGATACCTACATCTCGGTTTCGTATGCCGGTGTTATCAACAGCAAGAAAATTATTGAAGATACTGCCGGACAAATGGGAGTGCCTGTCGTATTTTCTCCCAAAGCAAAGTTTGTTGACCTTCAAAATGGGTTCAGCTATGTAGGTGCCGCAAAAGGAGCTTTGAAAAAAGCCTGTGCTTCGAGCGGGCTTGCATGGTCATTGCAGAACGGGGTCCTGCAAGTTAAGATGCCTAATGAACCTATCAGTACGAGAGCTTTTCTTCTCAGTGCAGAAACAGGATTAATCGGAATACCTAAAAGAATTACTAAGGCATCTCAGACACCAAACGAAGGCAACAGAAATAATACAATGCAGACCGCTCAGACAGGATGGGAAGTACGATACTTCATGAACGCAGCTATCAACGTCAATGATTATGTGAGATTGGAAAGCAAGATTGCAACTGGGAATTTCCGAGTTTCAAAACTGACTATAGACGGAGACAACATCGAAGGCGAATGGACTTGCACAGCCGAATTGCTGGAGGTGAAGTAA
- a CDS encoding phage baseplate plug family protein, with amino-acid sequence MMQYITPPDLNDSFSRVVLGGKEYLLRFTYNDTFGYWSFGIYDLEETPIVAMTKIVPNSPLTFFYENRDLPSGVFGVITDLEKVGRNDFINGKAVFVFIPYEDLKE; translated from the coding sequence ATGATGCAATACATTACGCCTCCGGACCTCAATGATAGTTTCTCCAGGGTTGTTCTTGGAGGAAAAGAGTATTTGCTCCGGTTTACCTATAACGACACATTCGGATACTGGTCCTTTGGAATTTACGACCTGGAGGAAACCCCTATCGTGGCGATGACAAAGATTGTGCCCAACTCGCCGCTGACATTCTTTTATGAAAACAGAGACCTGCCTTCCGGAGTTTTTGGAGTAATAACAGACCTTGAAAAGGTTGGGAGAAACGACTTCATTAACGGGAAGGCCGTTTTTGTGTTTATACCCTACGAGGACCTAAAGGAATAG
- a CDS encoding phage baseplate protein has protein sequence MRATRPASINGIEFDVLINQTTTYEADIPEYPTEKGYSVEDTIILKPLLIDLTIFLTDTPVTWAKRFGKNRNRVKAVTEELKRLYFNKQPVTFTTSEGTWKNMGIVSITIPKTAETGYACEIPIKLKQIRVTEAKTVAIQASYGKSGATGANAGTISSKNATNSTNKSEQKKDSKKAASILYGLADSAKLFG, from the coding sequence ATGAGAGCCACAAGACCAGCAAGCATCAATGGGATTGAATTTGATGTGCTCATAAACCAGACAACAACCTATGAAGCAGACATCCCAGAATATCCGACAGAGAAGGGGTATTCTGTTGAGGATACAATCATCTTGAAGCCGTTGCTGATTGATTTAACCATCTTCCTTACCGATACTCCCGTTACATGGGCAAAAAGATTCGGCAAAAACAGAAACCGTGTAAAGGCCGTTACAGAAGAATTGAAAAGGCTGTATTTCAATAAGCAACCGGTTACTTTCACAACGAGTGAAGGTACATGGAAGAACATGGGTATAGTCAGCATCACGATACCAAAAACTGCCGAGACAGGATACGCCTGCGAGATACCGATTAAGCTCAAGCAGATAAGAGTTACGGAAGCCAAAACGGTAGCAATCCAGGCTTCCTACGGGAAAAGCGGGGCTACCGGAGCCAATGCAGGGACAATCAGCTCTAAGAATGCTACAAATTCCACAAACAAGTCCGAACAAAAAAAAGACTCGAAAAAAGCCGCATCGATTCTATATGGTTTAGCTGATTCAGCTAAGCTGTTTGGTTAG